One region of Endozoicomonas sp. Mp262 genomic DNA includes:
- a CDS encoding transposase, with product MAYPFQKSRKHLCANSLITTISESYEQIPDVRPNKDSRKITIHDASMSAFAMMHLKYPSLLSFERDKTEQEVRHNLEHLYQIKKRAPCDTSMREILDPIDPVEFKKPFKTLLSNVQRGGLLKAFEFHCGNLKNHYLLPIDGTGLFYSCNNKKPCQECCTKNKGKANEAHYHQLMAACIAHPDQKTVLPLAPEAIVCQDGSTKNDCEKNAIKRLFATIREHHPRLKFVILLDSLYADNPTVQLIKSYGWHYIIVAKDGNHASLVEAMDELDKEGKVHRAEKVNEETGIKWWFRYANDVRLNKAKYAEQVNVLDFVETDKKGKQHIWCWVTDIPLNEETIEPVMKGGRCRWHIENQTFNTLKNQGYDLEHNYGHGEKHLATNLAYLTMLAFLVDQIQELCCPQFQEALRTRSKGVRIALWKWIQGYFLHWLIKTWEGLFYTVTHGIEEKRVIPFDTS from the coding sequence ATGGCTTATCCATTCCAAAAAAGTCGTAAGCATCTTTGTGCAAACAGTTTAATTACTACGATTTCTGAAAGTTATGAGCAAATTCCAGATGTCCGACCAAACAAGGATTCCAGAAAAATAACAATACATGATGCCTCCATGTCCGCTTTTGCCATGATGCATCTCAAGTACCCATCGCTCCTCTCGTTTGAGCGTGATAAAACAGAGCAAGAAGTAAGGCATAACCTTGAGCACCTGTATCAGATAAAAAAACGTGCTCCCTGTGATACCAGTATGCGGGAAATCCTGGATCCAATAGATCCCGTAGAGTTCAAAAAGCCTTTTAAGACATTGCTGTCTAACGTCCAAAGGGGCGGATTACTGAAGGCATTCGAATTTCACTGCGGGAACTTGAAAAATCACTACTTGCTCCCGATCGATGGAACTGGGCTATTTTACTCCTGCAATAATAAAAAACCTTGTCAGGAGTGCTGTACTAAAAATAAGGGAAAGGCCAACGAAGCTCACTACCACCAGTTAATGGCAGCATGCATTGCTCACCCGGATCAAAAAACAGTCTTGCCATTGGCACCGGAAGCCATAGTTTGCCAGGACGGTTCGACCAAAAATGACTGTGAAAAAAATGCCATTAAACGGTTGTTTGCCACCATACGAGAGCATCACCCACGTCTAAAGTTCGTTATTCTTCTGGACAGTCTTTATGCTGACAACCCCACTGTCCAACTGATTAAGAGTTATGGCTGGCATTACATCATTGTCGCGAAAGATGGCAACCATGCCTCGCTGGTTGAAGCGATGGATGAGCTGGATAAAGAAGGAAAAGTTCACCGTGCTGAAAAAGTTAATGAAGAGACTGGAATTAAGTGGTGGTTTCGCTATGCCAATGACGTCAGGCTGAACAAGGCAAAATATGCAGAACAGGTTAATGTGCTTGATTTTGTCGAAACCGATAAAAAAGGTAAACAGCATATCTGGTGCTGGGTGACTGATATTCCGCTTAACGAAGAAACCATAGAACCCGTCATGAAAGGAGGGCGCTGCCGATGGCATATTGAGAACCAGACGTTTAACACCCTGAAAAATCAAGGCTACGATCTCGAACATAACTACGGTCACGGTGAGAAGCACTTAGCCACAAATCTGGCCTATCTGACGATGCTTGCTTTTCTCGTAGATCAAATACAGGAACTGTGCTGTCCCCAGTTTCAGGAAGCTTTAAGAACCCGCTCAAAAGGAGTCCGTATAGCATTATGGAAATGGATACAGGGCTATTTTTTGCATTGGCTGATAAAAACGTGGGAGGGGCTTTTTTACACAGTAACTCATGGTATTGAAGAGAAAAGGGTGATTCCATTCGATACATCATAA
- the sstT gene encoding serine/threonine transporter SstT, which translates to MGRMFYRVGEWLSGGSLVMRILIAIIAGILLAGLMPSAAVPVGFLGMLFVNALKAVAPVLVLVLVASSIANQKSSSQTSMKPIVVLYLVGTFLAALIAVIMSFLFPTTLTLMTANHSTVPPSGIVEVFNVLLLKMVDNPISALMNANFIGILVWGVALGFFLRHASESTKTMLSDLAHGISSIVRFVIQLAPFGIFGLVSSTIAKTGFGALIGYSQLLVVLIGTMLILALIINPLIVYLKIKKNPYPLVFRCLRESGVTAFFTRSSAANIPVNMQLCKNLNLHEDTYSVSIPLGATINMGGAAITITVLTLAAVHTLGIQVDIATALLLSLIAAISACGASGVAGGSLLLIPLACSLFGIDSDIAMQVVAVGFIIGVLQDSCETGLNSSTDALFTAAACMADEAKQEQTEGKVVHNH; encoded by the coding sequence ATGGGACGAATGTTTTATCGTGTAGGAGAGTGGTTGTCAGGCGGTAGTCTTGTAATGAGAATACTGATAGCCATTATTGCCGGTATCTTGCTGGCTGGTCTGATGCCCTCGGCAGCTGTTCCTGTTGGGTTTCTTGGTATGTTATTTGTGAATGCCCTGAAGGCCGTTGCACCTGTTTTAGTGCTGGTTCTGGTGGCATCATCCATTGCAAATCAAAAAAGCAGTTCTCAAACCAGTATGAAACCTATTGTTGTTTTGTATCTGGTGGGTACGTTTCTGGCTGCATTAATTGCAGTCATTATGAGTTTTCTTTTCCCCACTACCCTGACATTAATGACTGCGAACCACAGTACGGTACCCCCTTCCGGTATTGTTGAAGTCTTTAATGTCCTCCTGTTAAAGATGGTGGATAATCCGATAAGTGCGCTGATGAATGCTAATTTTATCGGTATTTTGGTATGGGGTGTGGCCTTGGGTTTCTTTTTGCGTCATGCATCAGAAAGTACCAAAACCATGCTGTCTGACTTGGCTCACGGCATTTCATCCATTGTCCGCTTTGTGATTCAGCTGGCACCTTTTGGTATTTTTGGCTTGGTATCCAGCACTATTGCCAAAACAGGATTTGGTGCCTTGATTGGTTATTCCCAGTTATTGGTAGTGCTTATTGGCACAATGCTGATCCTGGCGTTGATCATCAATCCGCTGATTGTTTATCTGAAAATCAAAAAAAATCCATACCCGCTGGTATTCCGTTGTCTCCGTGAAAGTGGCGTAACGGCTTTCTTCACCCGTAGCTCAGCAGCTAATATTCCCGTGAATATGCAACTGTGCAAAAATCTGAATTTGCATGAAGATACCTATTCTGTGTCTATTCCCCTGGGGGCAACCATTAATATGGGCGGTGCTGCCATCACCATTACTGTACTGACCCTGGCGGCAGTGCATACATTGGGGATTCAGGTGGATATAGCAACAGCGCTGTTGTTAAGCCTTATTGCCGCTATTTCAGCTTGTGGTGCCTCTGGCGTCGCCGGTGGTTCCTTATTACTCATTCCATTGGCCTGTAGCCTGTTTGGTATTGACAGTGATATTGCCATGCAGGTGGTTGCTGTCGGCTTTATTATCGGTGTGTTACAGGATTCCTGTGAGACCGGTCTGAACAGTTCTACCGATGCCCTGTTCACAGCGGCAGCCTGCATGGCTGATGAGGCAAAGCAGGAACAAACTGAAGGTAAGGTAGTGCACAATCACTAG
- a CDS encoding response regulator — protein sequence MNKHILIVDDHCEIRDLLGQYLAKHGYQVSLADGGQAMRAVLAAEKIDLVVLDIMMPGEDGLSLCRYLQDNNDPPVIMLTAMSEEADTIVGLEMGADDYVTKPFSPRELLARIKAVLRRSEHTMIQEPAKADCREVLFEGWRFDINQHQLIRDDGLLVPLSAAEYRLLNAFLEHAHQVLSRDQLMDLTKGREALPFDRSIDNQISRLRKKIEKDPRHPTLIKTVWGGGYMFTEKARSA from the coding sequence ATGAATAAGCATATTTTAATAGTGGATGATCATTGTGAAATTCGAGATCTACTGGGGCAGTATCTGGCCAAGCATGGCTATCAGGTGAGCCTGGCGGATGGTGGTCAAGCCATGCGAGCTGTATTGGCAGCAGAAAAAATAGATCTGGTGGTGCTGGATATTATGATGCCGGGGGAAGATGGTTTATCCCTTTGTCGTTATTTGCAGGACAATAATGATCCTCCGGTGATCATGTTAACAGCTATGAGTGAAGAGGCAGATACTATCGTAGGTCTGGAAATGGGAGCGGACGACTATGTCACCAAACCCTTTAGTCCAAGGGAATTATTGGCACGGATTAAAGCAGTACTGAGAAGATCAGAGCATACAATGATTCAAGAACCCGCTAAAGCAGATTGTCGCGAAGTGCTGTTTGAAGGTTGGCGATTTGATATTAATCAACACCAGTTGATAAGGGATGATGGACTACTGGTGCCGCTCAGTGCTGCGGAGTACCGACTGTTAAATGCCTTTCTGGAACATGCTCATCAAGTATTGAGCCGCGATCAGCTAATGGATTTGACTAAAGGTCGTGAAGCCTTACCTTTTGACCGCAGTATTGATAACCAGATTAGTCGGCTGCGAAAAAAAATAGAAAAAGACCCTCGTCATCCAACCTTAATTAAAACCGTTTGGGGCGGTGGGTATATGTTCACAGAAAAAGCACGGTCTGCATGA
- a CDS encoding ATP-binding protein, producing MKKILPSSLVAQMVLAVLLALILAQVISLAILGSAYKTVLFDINQKSQLRQVESLVWLLEESSLNEYGAILAASRSRTVWFTVDDATPIKSTIMTAREQRLEQRLLDRLGLYYQGRILVNINDRSGERRRQKENMASVEGLRGGACRKPDSCDHPWHHHRRMMDGVRGEYAGNKPPRLTSLKLSVQLQNGLWLNLRASSPVAPPLAAGQTIIFLGLSIVFVLVALAFMLRRITKPLRMLTRASNRLGVGEQVGPLPESGPGDLKETVRAFNQMNDRLQRFVSDRTRMLAALSHDLRTPITSMRLRVELMPDSKDRDRLLSTLDEMQQMSEATLAFMRQAADNEQTRQVELNAMLGSLCDDLAELGANVQFHEGEQAVICCRPVSMKRACRNLIENAVKYGEKAEVCFFRDQDKTLTIVIQDAGPGIPEDKIKKVFEPFFRLEGSRNRDTGGIGLGLAIARNIVRNHGGDIELANSAQGFQVKVILPGILG from the coding sequence ATGAAAAAAATTCTGCCCTCAAGCCTGGTGGCGCAAATGGTTTTGGCGGTATTGCTGGCGTTGATACTGGCACAGGTTATAAGTCTGGCTATTTTAGGGAGTGCTTATAAAACAGTATTGTTTGACATTAACCAGAAGTCACAGTTGAGGCAGGTAGAGTCCCTGGTCTGGCTGCTGGAAGAGAGTTCCTTGAATGAATATGGCGCTATTCTTGCCGCGTCAAGATCGCGAACAGTGTGGTTCACTGTGGATGATGCCACCCCCATTAAATCAACAATAATGACTGCCAGAGAGCAACGGTTAGAGCAACGCCTGTTGGATCGATTAGGTCTGTATTATCAGGGACGTATTCTCGTCAATATTAATGACAGGTCAGGAGAGCGAAGAAGGCAAAAAGAAAACATGGCCAGTGTTGAAGGGTTAAGGGGAGGGGCTTGCCGGAAGCCTGACAGTTGTGATCACCCATGGCATCACCATCGTCGTATGATGGATGGGGTGAGAGGGGAGTATGCAGGTAATAAACCACCCAGGCTCACCAGTCTTAAACTGTCAGTGCAATTGCAAAATGGGTTATGGCTGAACTTAAGGGCTTCATCACCGGTAGCGCCTCCTCTGGCGGCGGGACAGACCATTATTTTTCTCGGGCTGTCCATCGTGTTTGTCCTGGTGGCGCTGGCTTTTATGCTTCGGAGGATTACCAAGCCTTTGCGGATGCTGACCAGGGCATCCAACCGCCTGGGGGTTGGCGAGCAGGTTGGGCCGCTGCCTGAGTCCGGGCCGGGTGACTTGAAGGAAACGGTGCGAGCCTTTAATCAGATGAATGATCGTTTACAGCGGTTTGTTTCTGATCGTACCCGCATGTTAGCGGCCTTATCCCACGACCTGCGCACGCCTATTACCTCTATGCGTTTACGTGTTGAGTTGATGCCTGATAGCAAAGACCGGGACCGGTTGCTGTCAACTCTGGATGAAATGCAGCAGATGTCTGAGGCCACCCTGGCATTTATGCGGCAGGCGGCTGATAACGAGCAAACCCGACAGGTTGAGCTGAATGCTATGCTGGGAAGCTTGTGTGATGATTTGGCTGAGTTGGGTGCTAATGTTCAGTTTCATGAGGGGGAACAGGCGGTTATTTGTTGTCGTCCGGTCAGTATGAAGCGTGCCTGTCGAAATCTGATTGAAAATGCTGTCAAATATGGTGAGAAAGCAGAGGTGTGTTTTTTCCGTGACCAGGACAAGACATTGACTATTGTCATTCAGGATGCAGGTCCTGGTATTCCTGAAGATAAGATAAAAAAAGTGTTTGAACCCTTCTTTCGTCTGGAAGGGTCTAGAAACCGTGATACAGGGGGTATAGGATTAGGGCTGGCAATTGCCAGAAATATTGTTCGTAATCATGGTGGTGATATAGAGCTGGCCAACAGTGCCCAGGGATTCCAGGTTAAGGTAATCTTGCCCGGTATTTTGGGGTAA
- the rpsJ gene encoding 30S ribosomal protein S10, protein MSQAQQIRIRLKAFDHRLIDQSTQEIVDTAKRTGAQVRGPIPLPTRKERFTVLISPHVNKDARDQYEIRTHKRLLDIIEPTEKTVDALMKLDLAAGVEVQISLG, encoded by the coding sequence ATGAGTCAAGCTCAGCAAATTCGTATTCGCCTGAAGGCATTTGACCATCGCCTGATCGATCAGTCCACGCAGGAAATCGTTGATACTGCGAAACGTACTGGTGCTCAGGTGCGTGGTCCTATCCCACTGCCAACGCGAAAAGAACGCTTCACCGTTCTGATTTCTCCGCACGTCAACAAAGACGCTCGGGATCAGTATGAAATCAGAACCCACAAGCGTCTTCTCGATATTATCGAGCCCACCGAAAAAACCGTAGATGCACTGATGAAGCTGGATCTGGCAGCTGGCGTTGAAGTGCAGATCAGTCTCGGTTAA
- the rplC gene encoding 50S ribosomal protein L3, translated as MTIGLVGKKCGMTRIFTEDGASVPVTVIEVDPNRIAQVKTLDADGYNAIQVTTGAKKGSRVSKPEAGHFAKAGVEAGRGLWEFRTDADAEYKQGDLIGVDLFEQGQKVDVTGRSKGKGFQGAIKRWNFRTQDATHGNSLSHRAPGSIGQCQTPGRVFKGKKMAGHMGDVKTTVQSLEIVRVDAERNLLLIKGAVPGATGADVIVKPAVKVSA; from the coding sequence ATGACTATTGGATTAGTCGGCAAGAAGTGCGGTATGACCCGCATTTTTACCGAAGACGGCGCTTCTGTGCCGGTCACTGTTATTGAGGTTGATCCTAACCGCATTGCTCAGGTTAAAACCCTGGACGCTGACGGATACAACGCGATTCAGGTGACTACTGGAGCCAAGAAGGGTAGCCGTGTAAGCAAGCCCGAAGCGGGCCATTTTGCCAAGGCTGGCGTTGAAGCTGGTCGCGGTCTTTGGGAATTCCGTACAGACGCTGATGCTGAATACAAGCAAGGCGATCTGATCGGAGTTGATCTGTTTGAACAGGGTCAGAAAGTAGACGTTACTGGACGTTCCAAGGGTAAGGGTTTCCAGGGCGCTATCAAGCGTTGGAACTTCCGTACTCAGGATGCTACTCACGGTAACTCTCTGTCTCACCGTGCACCTGGCTCCATCGGTCAGTGTCAAACCCCAGGCCGTGTCTTCAAAGGCAAGAAAATGGCTGGGCACATGGGTGACGTGAAAACTACTGTTCAGTCCCTGGAAATCGTTCGCGTTGACGCTGAGCGTAACCTGCTGTTGATCAAAGGTGCGGTACCTGGTGCTACCGGTGCTGACGTGATCGTTAAGCCTGCAGTAAAAGTTAGCGCCTGA
- the rplD gene encoding 50S ribosomal protein L4, whose translation MELNVTGAGAVQVSDLTFGAEFNESLVHQAVVAFMAGGRQGTRAQKNRSDVSGGGRKPWRQKGTGRARAGTIRSPLWRGGGKTFAAKPQDHAQKLNKKMYRGALRSILSELIRQERLVVVDQFAVEAPKTKEMVAKLKELSVDNALVVADEVEQNLYLAARNIPHVDVRDVQGVDPVSLIAHEKVVMTTAAVKKFEEMLG comes from the coding sequence ATGGAACTGAATGTAACAGGTGCAGGCGCTGTTCAGGTCTCAGATCTGACTTTCGGTGCTGAATTTAATGAATCCCTGGTTCATCAGGCGGTTGTTGCTTTCATGGCAGGCGGTCGTCAGGGCACTCGTGCCCAGAAGAACCGTAGCGATGTAAGTGGCGGTGGCCGTAAGCCATGGCGTCAAAAAGGTACTGGTCGTGCACGTGCCGGTACTATCCGTAGCCCACTGTGGCGCGGGGGCGGCAAGACCTTTGCTGCCAAGCCTCAGGATCATGCCCAGAAGCTGAACAAAAAGATGTACCGTGGTGCTCTGCGTTCTATTCTGTCTGAGCTGATTCGTCAGGAGCGTCTGGTTGTTGTTGACCAGTTTGCTGTTGAGGCTCCAAAGACCAAAGAGATGGTAGCCAAGCTGAAAGAACTGAGCGTTGATAATGCTCTGGTTGTTGCCGACGAAGTTGAGCAAAATCTGTATCTGGCTGCCCGCAACATCCCGCACGTAGACGTTCGTGATGTACAAGGCGTTGATCCGGTCAGCCTGATTGCTCATGAAAAGGTTGTCATGACAACAGCTGCCGTCAAGAAATTCGAGGAGATGCTGGGATGA
- the rplW gene encoding 50S ribosomal protein L23, which produces MNQERIYQVLLGPHISEKATVVADEHGQYVFKVAKTATKLEIKKAVEQLFEVGVQSVRTVVVKGKTKRTRHGMGKRSDWKKAYVSLEQGQEIDFADAE; this is translated from the coding sequence ATGAACCAGGAGCGTATCTATCAGGTTCTGCTTGGTCCGCACATTTCTGAGAAGGCCACTGTTGTAGCTGATGAACACGGCCAGTACGTCTTCAAGGTAGCCAAGACAGCCACCAAGCTTGAAATCAAAAAAGCAGTTGAACAGTTGTTTGAAGTGGGCGTTCAGTCCGTTCGCACTGTTGTGGTTAAGGGTAAGACCAAGCGTACTCGTCACGGTATGGGCAAGCGCTCAGACTGGAAGAAGGCGTACGTCAGCCTGGAGCAAGGTCAGGAAATTGACTTTGCCGATGCGGAATAA
- the rplB gene encoding 50S ribosomal protein L2: protein MAVVKCKPTSPGRRFVVKVVNSDLHKGRPYAPLLEKKSKSGGRNNAGRITTRHRGGGHKQHYRIVDFRRNKDGIPAIVERLEYDPNRTAHIALLKYMDGERRYIIAPKGVKAGAELVSGVDAPIKAGNTLPLRNIPLGSVIHCVELKPGKGAQMMRSAGSSAQLVAREGAYATLRLRSGEMRKVLADCRATLGEASNSEHSLRSLGKAGAKRWRGVRPTVRGVAMNPVDHPHGGGEGRTSGGRHPVTPWGVPTKGRKTRSNKRTDKMIVRRRSAK from the coding sequence ATGGCCGTAGTTAAATGTAAGCCGACTTCTCCGGGTCGCCGCTTCGTTGTCAAGGTTGTTAATTCTGATCTGCATAAGGGGCGTCCTTACGCACCTCTGCTGGAGAAGAAGAGCAAGTCTGGCGGACGCAACAACGCTGGTCGTATTACCACTCGTCATCGTGGTGGTGGTCACAAGCAGCATTACCGTATCGTAGACTTCCGTCGTAACAAGGATGGCATTCCAGCTATCGTTGAGCGTCTGGAATACGATCCAAACCGTACTGCGCACATCGCTCTGCTGAAGTACATGGACGGTGAGCGTCGTTACATTATTGCACCTAAGGGTGTAAAAGCCGGTGCTGAGCTGGTTTCCGGTGTTGACGCACCTATCAAGGCGGGTAACACATTGCCTCTGCGCAATATCCCCCTGGGTTCCGTCATTCACTGCGTAGAACTCAAGCCAGGCAAAGGTGCGCAGATGATGCGCAGTGCTGGATCTTCTGCTCAGCTGGTAGCCCGTGAGGGTGCATACGCTACTCTGCGTCTGCGTTCCGGTGAGATGAGAAAAGTTCTGGCTGACTGTCGTGCCACTCTGGGTGAAGCCTCCAACAGCGAGCACAGCCTGCGCTCTCTGGGTAAGGCGGGTGCCAAACGCTGGCGCGGTGTTCGTCCGACTGTTCGTGGTGTTGCCATGAACCCGGTTGATCACCCGCACGGTGGTGGTGAAGGTCGTACATCCGGTGGTCGCCATCCGGTGACTCCATGGGGTGTTCCGACTAAGGGGCGCAAGACTCGCTCCAACAAGCGTACGGACAAAATGATCGTACGTCGTCGCAGCGCGAAGTAA
- the rpsS gene encoding 30S ribosomal protein S19, producing MPRSLKKGPFIDLHLLKKVEDAADSGNKRPIKTWSRRSMIIPTMVGLTIAVHNGRQHVPVFVTEDMVGHKLGEFAATRTYRGHAADKKAKKR from the coding sequence GTGCCACGTTCTTTGAAAAAAGGCCCTTTCATCGATCTTCACCTGTTGAAGAAAGTCGAAGATGCGGCTGACAGCGGCAACAAGCGTCCGATCAAGACCTGGTCTCGCCGCTCCATGATTATCCCCACTATGGTGGGCCTGACGATTGCTGTACACAATGGTCGTCAGCACGTACCTGTTTTCGTTACTGAAGACATGGTTGGCCACAAGCTGGGTGAGTTTGCTGCTACCCGCACCTATCGTGGGCATGCGGCAGACAAGAAAGCCAAGAAGCGCTAA
- the rplV gene encoding 50S ribosomal protein L22 translates to MKEVAAVHKGASISAQKARLVADQVRGKPVAQAIELLAFSPKKAAVLVKKVLESAVANAEHNEGMDIDELKVSSIFVDEGMTMKRIRPRAKGRADRILKRSCHITVKVAEV, encoded by the coding sequence ATGAAAGAAGTAGCTGCTGTACACAAAGGCGCTAGCATTTCTGCCCAGAAGGCGCGTCTGGTTGCTGATCAGGTTCGCGGCAAACCGGTAGCCCAGGCTATCGAGCTGCTGGCCTTCAGCCCCAAAAAGGCTGCCGTCCTGGTTAAGAAAGTGCTGGAGTCTGCTGTTGCAAACGCCGAGCACAACGAAGGCATGGATATTGATGAGCTGAAGGTGTCTTCTATCTTTGTAGATGAAGGCATGACTATGAAGCGCATTCGTCCCCGTGCCAAGGGCCGAGCTGATCGCATTCTGAAGCGGTCTTGCCATATCACGGTTAAGGTTGCAGAGGTCTAA
- the rpsC gene encoding 30S ribosomal protein S3, whose translation MGQKVHPNGIRLGIVKPHRSVWYADGRDYADKLNADMAVRSFIEKKLKNASVSRIDIQRPAQSARITIHTARPGIVIGKKGEDVEKLRKEVTKMVGVPVHINIEEVRKPELDAMLVAQSIAGQLERRVMFRRAMKRAVQNAMRLGAKGIKVQISGRLGGAEIARTEWYREGRVPLHTLRADIDYASYEGLTTYGILGVKVWIFKGEVIGGQVEQPKEPAKRAKKRPAKK comes from the coding sequence ATGGGTCAGAAAGTACATCCTAATGGAATCCGTCTGGGCATTGTTAAGCCGCACAGGTCTGTCTGGTATGCAGATGGCCGTGACTATGCTGACAAGCTCAATGCCGACATGGCGGTTCGTAGCTTCATTGAGAAGAAGCTGAAAAATGCGTCTGTAAGCCGCATTGACATTCAGCGTCCTGCGCAAAGCGCTCGCATTACTATTCACACTGCCCGTCCTGGCATCGTGATTGGTAAGAAGGGTGAGGACGTTGAAAAGCTGCGCAAGGAAGTCACCAAGATGGTTGGCGTTCCTGTGCACATCAACATCGAAGAAGTTCGCAAGCCTGAGCTGGATGCTATGCTGGTAGCTCAGAGCATTGCTGGTCAGCTGGAGCGTCGTGTGATGTTCCGTCGCGCTATGAAGCGTGCGGTACAGAACGCCATGCGTCTGGGTGCCAAAGGTATCAAGGTTCAGATCAGCGGCCGTCTGGGCGGTGCAGAAATTGCCCGTACCGAATGGTACCGTGAAGGTCGTGTGCCTCTGCATACCCTGCGTGCGGACATCGATTATGCTTCCTACGAAGGCCTGACCACCTACGGTATCCTGGGTGTTAAAGTCTGGATCTTCAAGGGTGAAGTGATTGGCGGACAGGTTGAGCAGCCTAAAGAGCCTGCGAAGCGCGCCAAGAAGCGACCAGCTAAAAAGTAA
- the rplP gene encoding 50S ribosomal protein L16 — MLQPKRTKFRKQQKGRNRGLAHRGSKVSFGEYALKATGRGRITARQIEAARRAMTRHIKRGGKIWIRIFPDKPITEKPLEVRQGKGKGNVEYWVCQIQPGRVLYEMEGVSEELAREAFALAAAKLPVETAFVKRSVM; from the coding sequence ATGTTACAGCCCAAGCGTACGAAATTTCGTAAGCAGCAAAAGGGCCGCAACCGTGGCCTGGCACACCGCGGCTCCAAGGTTAGCTTCGGTGAATACGCATTGAAAGCAACCGGTCGTGGACGTATAACGGCTCGCCAGATTGAGGCAGCTCGTCGTGCCATGACTCGTCACATCAAGCGTGGTGGTAAGATCTGGATTCGCATCTTCCCCGACAAGCCTATCACTGAGAAGCCTCTTGAGGTTCGTCAGGGTAAGGGTAAAGGTAACGTAGAGTACTGGGTGTGCCAGATTCAGCCTGGTCGCGTTCTCTATGAGATGGAAGGTGTGTCCGAAGAGCTGGCTCGTGAAGCCTTCGCTCTGGCTGCTGCCAAGCTGCCCGTGGAAACTGCCTTCGTTAAGCGGAGCGTAATGTGA
- the rpmC gene encoding 50S ribosomal protein L29, with product MKAAQLREKTVEELNEELLSLLRDQFNYRMQKATGQLSQSHLLKQVKRDIARIKTVLIDKAGK from the coding sequence ATGAAAGCTGCACAACTGCGTGAAAAAACTGTAGAGGAGCTCAACGAAGAGCTACTCTCTCTGCTGCGGGATCAGTTTAACTACCGCATGCAGAAAGCTACTGGCCAGCTGAGTCAGAGCCATCTGCTGAAGCAGGTCAAGCGCGATATCGCGCGTATCAAGACAGTGCTGATTGATAAGGCAGGTAAGTAA
- the rpsQ gene encoding 30S ribosomal protein S17, with translation MAEDKKVRTLTGKVVSDKMDKTITVLIERRVTHPLYGKIVKRSTKLHAHDENNDCRMGDVVTIKETRPLSKSKTFELVSIDERATQI, from the coding sequence ATGGCTGAAGACAAGAAGGTCCGTACTCTGACCGGTAAGGTCGTGAGTGACAAGATGGACAAGACCATCACTGTCCTCATCGAGCGCCGGGTAACTCATCCGCTGTACGGCAAAATCGTTAAGCGGTCCACCAAGTTGCACGCTCATGATGAAAACAACGACTGCCGTATGGGCGACGTTGTGACCATCAAGGAGACTCGTCCTCTGTCAAAGAGCAAGACGTTTGAACTTGTTTCTATTGACGAGCGTGCTACTCAAATCTAA
- the rplN gene encoding 50S ribosomal protein L14, protein MIQTETQLEVADNSGARRVQCIKVLGGSHRRYAGIGDIIKVTVKEAIPRGKVKKGQVMNAVVVRTRKGVRRPDGSLIRFDGNAAVLLNASNQPIGTRIFGPVTRELRGEQFMKIISLAPEVL, encoded by the coding sequence ATGATCCAGACAGAAACTCAACTCGAAGTCGCTGATAACAGCGGCGCCCGTCGAGTTCAATGTATTAAGGTGTTGGGTGGGTCCCATCGCCGTTACGCCGGCATCGGCGACATCATCAAAGTAACCGTCAAGGAAGCGATTCCTCGCGGTAAGGTCAAGAAAGGCCAGGTGATGAATGCTGTTGTTGTGCGTACCCGCAAGGGTGTTCGTCGCCCAGACGGTTCCCTGATCCGTTTCGATGGCAATGCTGCGGTTCTGCTGAATGCCAGCAATCAGCCCATCGGTACCCGCATCTTTGGGCCTGTGACTCGTGAGCTGCGCGGTGAGCAGTTTATGAAGATCATCTCACTTGCGCCTGAAGTGCTGTAA